The Chthoniobacterales bacterium genome includes a window with the following:
- a CDS encoding C4-type zinc ribbon domain-containing protein yields the protein MQTELEQLLVLQERQQKIRQIQAEIKTMPQQRQGLEAQLAASAAAVAALKSKAQHLEMDRKKLELDAGTRQESINRLKTQQYETRKNDEFRAMGNEIERYENEIRSIEDQELELMDQAEKAKAELAAEEKKASGIRDSIARQMADLDEKGKTLEGRLNELTAERTELSGKIEEDLLGRFERLFASKGDAAIVALEHEVCTGCHMKVTTQTAHRVKNGKEIVSCEQCGRILYAAE from the coding sequence GTGCAAACGGAGCTGGAGCAATTGCTCGTTCTTCAAGAACGGCAGCAAAAGATCAGGCAAATCCAGGCCGAGATCAAGACCATGCCGCAGCAGCGCCAGGGTCTGGAGGCCCAGCTGGCAGCCAGTGCGGCCGCGGTTGCTGCTCTCAAGAGCAAGGCCCAGCATCTGGAAATGGACCGGAAAAAGCTCGAGCTGGATGCGGGCACCCGCCAGGAGAGCATCAATCGCCTGAAGACCCAGCAATACGAAACGCGCAAGAACGATGAGTTTCGCGCCATGGGCAATGAGATCGAGCGTTACGAAAACGAGATTCGCTCAATCGAGGACCAGGAACTCGAACTGATGGATCAGGCCGAAAAGGCGAAGGCCGAATTGGCCGCGGAGGAAAAGAAGGCCTCCGGCATCCGGGATTCAATTGCCCGCCAAATGGCTGATCTGGACGAGAAAGGGAAAACGCTCGAGGGCCGTTTGAACGAACTGACCGCGGAGCGGACGGAGCTTTCCGGCAAAATCGAGGAGGACCTGCTCGGGCGTTTTGAACGGCTGTTTGCCAGCAAAGGCGACGCGGCGATCGTCGCCCTGGAGCACGAAGTCTGCACCGGTTGCCACATGAAGGTGACGACCCAAACCGCCCATCGGGTGAAGAACGGCAAGGAAATCGTCAGCTGCGAGCAGTGCGGCCGGATTCTCTACGCCGCGGAATAA
- the ychF gene encoding redox-regulated ATPase YchF, with protein sequence MLSAGIVGLPNVGKSTLFNAVTRTRKAQAANYPFCTIDPNLGVVSVPDSRLEVLSKLSHSQKIIPAAIEFVDIAGLVKGASAGEGLGNQFLSHIREVNAIVQVVRCFENADIHHVSGAIDPVRDIEVINTELVLADLASLQKRHDRLQKEVRAGSKTAKAEVAVIDKLLPHLDSGKPALTLELTPEEKEIAREFFLLSSKPTLFACNVAESDLGRAEKNSFVGAVQEYARNHFATEAVVISAQIESELVDLSEAEAQEYLRDLGVEGSGVSALIRAVYHLLGLRTYLTTGEKETRAWTIREGDKAPAAAGVIHSDFERGFIAAEVVHYDDLVGLGSHAKARESGKLRIEGKDYVVKDGDVVEFRFNV encoded by the coding sequence ATGCTGAGCGCCGGAATCGTGGGTTTGCCGAATGTGGGGAAATCCACGCTGTTCAATGCTGTCACGCGCACCCGAAAAGCGCAGGCCGCCAATTATCCTTTCTGCACGATTGACCCGAATCTCGGCGTGGTCAGTGTCCCGGATTCCCGCCTTGAGGTCCTCTCGAAACTTTCGCATTCGCAAAAGATAATCCCGGCGGCGATCGAGTTCGTGGACATCGCGGGCCTCGTGAAGGGCGCCAGCGCCGGCGAAGGCCTCGGCAATCAGTTCCTGAGTCATATTCGCGAAGTAAACGCGATCGTGCAGGTGGTTCGATGTTTTGAGAACGCTGACATCCACCACGTCAGCGGGGCCATCGATCCGGTGCGCGACATTGAGGTGATCAACACGGAGCTCGTCCTGGCCGACCTGGCGTCACTCCAGAAACGGCATGATCGTTTGCAAAAGGAAGTGCGCGCCGGCTCGAAGACGGCCAAGGCGGAAGTCGCCGTCATCGACAAGCTCCTCCCCCACCTCGATTCCGGAAAACCGGCGCTCACTCTCGAACTGACGCCGGAAGAAAAGGAGATCGCGCGCGAGTTCTTTCTCCTGAGTTCGAAGCCGACGTTATTTGCCTGCAACGTCGCCGAATCCGATCTCGGCAGGGCAGAGAAGAATTCTTTCGTCGGCGCGGTCCAGGAATATGCCCGGAACCATTTTGCCACGGAAGCGGTGGTGATCAGCGCGCAAATCGAGAGCGAGCTGGTGGATTTGAGCGAAGCGGAGGCACAGGAATATCTGCGCGATCTCGGCGTCGAAGGCAGTGGGGTCAGCGCATTGATCCGGGCCGTTTACCATCTGTTAGGCCTGCGCACTTACCTGACCACAGGTGAAAAGGAAACGCGCGCCTGGACCATTCGGGAGGGCGACAAGGCCCCCGCGGCGGCCGGCGTCATTCACTCGGATTTCGAACGCGGCTTTATCGCGGCCGAGGTCGTTCATTACGACGACCTCGTCGGACTTGGTTCCCACGCGAAAGCGCGCGAATCCGGCAAGCTGCGGATCGAAGGGAAAGATTACGTCGTCAAAGACGGCGACGTGGTCGAATTCCGGTTCAACGTCTGA